In Zonotrichia leucophrys gambelii isolate GWCS_2022_RI chromosome 8, RI_Zleu_2.0, whole genome shotgun sequence, one genomic interval encodes:
- the LEPROT gene encoding leptin receptor gene-related protein, whose protein sequence is MAGVKALVALSFSGAIGLTFLMLGCALEYYGVYWPLFVLIFYFICPIPHFIAKRVGDDSDAASSACRELAYFFTTGIVVSAFGFPIILARVEAIKWGACGLVLAGNAVIFLTILGFFLVFGRGDDFSWEQW, encoded by the exons ATGGCGGGCGTGAAAG CTCTCGTGGCCTTGTCGTTCAGCGGAGCCATCGGGCTGACGTTCCTCATGCTGGGCTGCGCCCTGGAGTACTACGG tgtGTACTGGCCGCTGTTTGTGCTGATCTTTTACTTCATCTGCCCCATTCCCCACTTCATTGCCAAGAGGGTGGGAGATGACAGCgatgcagccagcagtgcctgcagggagctggccTATTTCTTCACCACGGGAATTGTTGTCTCTGCCTTTGGATTCCCCATCATCCTGGCACGGGTGGAAGCA ATCAAGTGGGGAGCCTGTGGCCTGGTGCTGGCTGGCAATGCAGTCATTTTCCTGACCATTCTTGgctttttccttgtctttggCAGAGGAGATGATttcagctgggagcagtggtAG